One Pseudodesulfovibrio alkaliphilus DNA segment encodes these proteins:
- a CDS encoding complex I subunit 4 family protein: MDFGYPVLTLLILFPLVAACGLFFLRAPQVVRMYTFVVSVIELLLAVPLLGYTPNADFQFVERLDWVRQWGLEYYLGVDGISILMVWLTLAVLPLCVMCSWTYIGKRVKEFHFCLLFMTSAVLGVFCALDFVLFYVFWEAMLIPMYLLIAVWGGDDRKYASLKFFLYTLAGSTLLLAAIVAFRITGGTFAIPELMEHAFSFRFQFWAFLAMALAFAIKVPMFPFHTWLPAAHVQAPSAGSVILAAVLLKMGTYGFLRFCLPLTPAASEYFAPMMIAISIVSIIYGGAIALGQSDIKKLVAYSSVGHMGFVTLGIFLFNLRGVEGALFQMLNHGIVTGALFMMIGAVYERSHSRDIEKNLGLGKYMPAFMFFWGLMALASFGFPGTNGFVGEILVFVGAFQKSLWIGLLCVPGALLAAAYMFRVSLKMAWGKPSTARSWKDLNAREWVYLTIPAVFVLWIGLNPALFFKVIDPSIEKLLEDFDRRKVAHLETEQPMQTAATAIFGTVADKQ, from the coding sequence TTGGACTTCGGATATCCGGTACTCACATTGTTGATCCTTTTCCCGCTCGTGGCGGCCTGCGGACTCTTCTTCCTGCGGGCTCCCCAGGTTGTGCGGATGTACACCTTCGTGGTGTCCGTCATCGAGCTTTTGCTGGCCGTGCCGCTGCTCGGCTATACACCAAACGCAGACTTCCAGTTCGTCGAACGCCTTGACTGGGTCCGTCAATGGGGCCTGGAATACTACCTTGGCGTGGATGGAATCAGCATACTCATGGTCTGGCTGACGCTGGCGGTGCTGCCGCTTTGCGTCATGTGCTCCTGGACCTACATCGGCAAGCGGGTCAAGGAGTTTCACTTCTGCCTGCTGTTCATGACCTCGGCGGTGCTGGGCGTGTTCTGTGCGCTTGACTTCGTCCTGTTCTATGTCTTCTGGGAGGCGATGCTCATCCCCATGTACCTGCTCATTGCAGTCTGGGGTGGCGACGACAGGAAATACGCATCCCTCAAGTTCTTCCTGTACACCCTGGCCGGTTCGACCCTGCTCCTGGCGGCCATCGTGGCCTTCAGGATCACGGGCGGCACCTTTGCCATTCCCGAACTGATGGAGCATGCCTTCAGTTTCCGCTTCCAGTTCTGGGCATTCCTGGCCATGGCCCTTGCCTTTGCCATCAAGGTGCCCATGTTCCCGTTCCACACCTGGCTTCCGGCGGCCCATGTGCAGGCGCCTTCGGCCGGTTCAGTCATTCTGGCGGCCGTTCTGCTGAAGATGGGCACCTACGGGTTCCTGCGCTTCTGCCTGCCGCTGACACCTGCGGCCAGCGAATACTTCGCTCCGATGATGATTGCCATCTCCATTGTCTCCATCATCTATGGCGGAGCCATTGCCCTGGGCCAGTCGGACATCAAGAAGCTGGTGGCCTACTCCTCGGTGGGCCACATGGGCTTTGTCACCTTGGGCATCTTCCTGTTCAATCTGCGCGGGGTGGAGGGGGCGCTCTTCCAGATGCTCAACCACGGCATCGTCACTGGCGCACTCTTCATGATGATCGGCGCGGTCTACGAACGCAGCCACAGCCGCGACATTGAGAAGAACCTGGGGCTTGGGAAGTACATGCCCGCCTTCATGTTCTTTTGGGGTCTCATGGCGCTGGCCTCGTTCGGCTTCCCTGGGACCAACGGATTCGTGGGCGAGATACTGGTCTTTGTGGGCGCCTTCCAGAAGTCGCTCTGGATAGGTCTGCTCTGCGTGCCCGGTGCGCTTCTGGCTGCGGCCTACATGTTCCGCGTGTCGCTTAAGATGGCCTGGGGCAAGCCTTCCACCGCCAGATCGTGGAAGGATCTCAACGCCAGGGAGTGGGTCTATCTGACCATTCCCGCGGTGTTCGTGCTCTGGATCGGGCTTAACCCCGCCCTGTTCTTCAAGGTTATCGACCCGTCCATCGAAAAGCTGCTTGAGGACTTCGACAGGCGCAAGGTCGCCCATCTGGAGACCGAGCAGCCAATGCAAACCGCCGCAACTGCCATCTTCGGCACAGTTGCGGACAAGCAATAG
- a CDS encoding NADH-quinone oxidoreductase subunit N — protein sequence MNFDITLVVPELYFLCLVLVLTIQSLGDREWKPVVEKWLPFGAGLGFFVAIVNYGHEGLMLWDVYRVDMMSQFFKIAIAFGFFVTVINAARQPTLAEGKRSDYYMMLGFSALGLMILSSAVELITIYLALELASYSLYAVIPLRARNKGAAEAGVKYILFGAVATALALYGLSYIMASQHTTYIAELMSKSWTFADQPMAVIGLCLFLGGMFFKLALFPFHFWCPDVYQGASNETAAFVATLPKMGAIVILARLAVFLKPGLEITTLLAVLGALSMTYGNLAALAQTDIKRLLGFSSVAHAGYIMVGLVSGTPEGLAAAAFYALAYLVMNLLVFWVVCRVAVDGRNLKLSDLNGLYKKAPVLAFSLAAGAFALVGLPPTMGFMGKFFLITSAWDHGYNWLVITLVLNSAIAIYYYLSLFRHAFTEDKTPDLTPAPDNSWFASAGAGLLAGAVLLAGMVPAPLFNLAVEAGKSLMP from the coding sequence GTGAACTTCGATATCACTCTGGTTGTTCCGGAACTGTACTTCCTGTGTCTGGTCCTGGTTTTGACCATTCAGAGCCTGGGCGACAGGGAATGGAAACCCGTGGTGGAAAAATGGCTGCCCTTTGGGGCGGGACTCGGGTTCTTTGTGGCCATAGTCAACTACGGCCATGAGGGCCTGATGCTCTGGGATGTCTACAGGGTAGACATGATGTCCCAGTTCTTCAAGATAGCCATCGCTTTCGGTTTCTTCGTCACGGTCATCAACGCTGCGCGGCAACCCACGCTGGCCGAGGGGAAGCGCAGCGACTACTACATGATGCTCGGCTTCTCGGCCCTTGGGCTGATGATACTCTCCTCGGCGGTGGAGCTGATCACCATCTATCTGGCACTGGAGCTGGCCTCCTACAGCCTTTATGCAGTCATCCCCCTGCGAGCCAGGAACAAGGGTGCGGCAGAGGCGGGAGTCAAGTACATCCTCTTCGGGGCGGTGGCCACTGCCCTGGCCTTGTATGGGTTGTCCTACATCATGGCCAGTCAGCATACCACCTACATCGCCGAACTGATGAGCAAGTCGTGGACCTTTGCGGATCAGCCCATGGCCGTGATTGGCCTGTGCCTGTTCCTGGGCGGCATGTTCTTCAAGCTGGCCCTGTTCCCGTTCCACTTCTGGTGCCCGGACGTGTACCAGGGGGCCAGCAACGAAACCGCCGCCTTTGTGGCCACGCTGCCCAAGATGGGTGCCATCGTCATCCTGGCGCGGTTGGCCGTGTTCCTCAAGCCGGGCCTTGAGATCACCACCCTGCTGGCGGTTCTCGGCGCACTCTCCATGACCTATGGCAACCTGGCGGCCCTGGCCCAGACGGACATCAAGCGGCTGCTCGGGTTCTCGTCCGTGGCCCACGCGGGCTACATCATGGTCGGCCTTGTCAGCGGCACCCCCGAGGGGTTGGCTGCAGCCGCCTTCTACGCCCTGGCCTATCTGGTCATGAATCTGCTGGTATTCTGGGTTGTCTGCCGGGTGGCCGTGGATGGCCGCAATCTCAAGCTGAGTGATCTCAATGGCTTGTACAAGAAAGCCCCGGTGTTGGCCTTTTCGTTGGCCGCCGGAGCCTTTGCCCTGGTCGGTCTGCCGCCCACCATGGGCTTCATGGGCAAGTTCTTCCTGATCACCTCGGCCTGGGACCATGGCTACAATTGGTTGGTCATCACCCTGGTGCTCAACTCGGCCATTGCCATCTACTACTACTTGAGCCTGTTCCGCCACGCCTTCACCGAGGACAAGACCCCGGACCTGACCCCGGCCCCGGACAACAGCTGGTTTGCTTCGGCCGGTGCCGGGCTGTTGGCGGGTGCGGTGTTGCTGGCTGGCATGGTTCCGGCTCCGCTCTTTAATCTGGCGGTTGAGGCGGGCAAAAGCCTGATGCCATAG
- a CDS encoding type I restriction enzyme HsdR N-terminal domain-containing protein — MHETSLGGTLRDYLSGEEIDETTFEEFRQALARLLVEEKGYPRQRIRAKVGLTYRVDGEEYERPLDFVVYDEQGRPIFLILFCAGNVGSFERETVCAGRLMEGGPVPYALVTDTMTASLLDVSTGEVKATGMAALPDWDSLLNMVSRATVTPLTDEQRERQTRVFHTYCGFLFGTCCSESCSLPHGGGEGE, encoded by the coding sequence ATGCATGAAACCAGCCTTGGAGGCACGCTGCGAGACTACCTGAGCGGCGAGGAGATCGACGAGACCACCTTTGAAGAGTTCCGGCAGGCATTGGCCCGGTTGTTGGTGGAGGAGAAGGGCTACCCGCGCCAACGTATTCGCGCCAAGGTGGGATTGACGTACCGTGTCGATGGCGAGGAGTACGAGCGCCCCCTTGACTTCGTGGTTTACGACGAGCAGGGCAGACCGATTTTCCTGATCCTCTTTTGTGCCGGCAATGTGGGCAGTTTCGAGCGGGAGACCGTGTGCGCCGGGCGGCTTATGGAGGGTGGACCCGTGCCCTACGCCCTGGTTACGGATACCATGACCGCTTCGCTTCTGGATGTATCTACAGGAGAGGTGAAGGCCACGGGCATGGCCGCGTTGCCTGACTGGGATTCCTTGCTGAACATGGTGTCGCGGGCGACGGTCACGCCGCTTACCGACGAGCAGCGCGAACGGCAGACCCGTGTGTTCCACACCTACTGCGGGTTCCTCTTTGGCACCTGTTGCAGCGAGTCCTGCTCCCTGCCGCATGGTGGCGGGGAGGGCGAGTGA
- a CDS encoding 4Fe-4S domain-containing protein, whose product MTMNTHDTDTTMREVAIELGDCRNCRGCIDLNPDIFGWDEVLDMPFVTRSQVSEDEVQDIMNCCPEGCIVFVNE is encoded by the coding sequence ATGACTATGAACACACATGACACGGATACCACAATGCGCGAAGTCGCCATCGAATTGGGCGATTGCCGCAACTGCCGGGGCTGCATCGACCTCAATCCCGACATTTTTGGCTGGGACGAGGTACTGGATATGCCTTTTGTCACCCGTTCCCAGGTAAGCGAGGACGAGGTGCAAGACATAATGAACTGCTGCCCCGAAGGGTGCATTGTTTTTGTAAACGAATAA
- a CDS encoding phosphotransferase: protein MNSIQAVATFLKEKRWLFPDNPKEQIVPLGSRWNNDNFMVKIQELYGESRYLLRLTRGGGFGVMARIAYEFGVLMAVRSSGVTPRPFYCDEAAVVDGRPTGALLMEFLSGQPLVSVIHWRLAAHTLGLIHVLPKVEALVERDDPVMDVYGMCGGSAVTIPPSHRKELQRLTDEAARLLAGEERVVTHGSTQLSDFVVDEDRGRAWLVDWENGGVSSRWVDVGLFMASAAATGPFCRTDDERREFLETYALTAGLFMPMDDMLKRAAVFERVCELRDQAAQGQYGFDARRV from the coding sequence ATGAATTCGATACAGGCTGTTGCCACATTCCTGAAGGAAAAGAGGTGGTTGTTTCCCGATAATCCCAAGGAGCAGATCGTGCCTCTCGGGTCGCGTTGGAACAACGACAACTTCATGGTCAAGATACAGGAATTATACGGGGAGTCCCGGTATCTACTTCGGTTGACGCGGGGCGGCGGTTTCGGGGTCATGGCCCGAATCGCCTACGAGTTTGGCGTACTGATGGCGGTTCGTTCTTCCGGGGTCACGCCCCGGCCATTTTATTGCGACGAGGCGGCTGTGGTGGACGGTCGGCCGACGGGTGCCTTGCTTATGGAATTTCTGTCCGGGCAGCCGCTTGTCAGCGTAATCCACTGGCGCTTGGCCGCTCATACCCTGGGGCTGATTCATGTCCTTCCCAAGGTCGAGGCCCTTGTGGAGCGCGACGACCCGGTCATGGACGTGTACGGTATGTGTGGCGGAAGCGCAGTCACGATTCCACCATCACATCGCAAGGAACTGCAACGCCTTACGGATGAGGCCGCACGGCTGTTGGCTGGGGAGGAGAGGGTGGTGACCCACGGTTCTACCCAGCTGTCGGATTTTGTGGTGGACGAGGACAGGGGCAGGGCGTGGCTCGTGGACTGGGAGAACGGGGGCGTTTCCAGCCGCTGGGTGGATGTGGGGCTGTTCATGGCCTCGGCCGCAGCGACGGGTCCATTCTGCCGGACCGACGACGAGCGGCGGGAGTTCCTGGAAACCTACGCTTTGACCGCGGGGTTGTTCATGCCGATGGACGACATGCTCAAGCGGGCGGCAGTGTTTGAACGCGTTTGCGAGTTGCGTGACCAAGCCGCGCAGGGTCAATACGGATTTGACGCCAGACGGGTGTAG
- a CDS encoding DUF933 domain-containing protein has protein sequence MKTAIFGFSGSGKTDLFAALAGPSAASAGNRAMVKVPDSRLDPLIELFDPKKVTYSEIEYLDIPGGGGKGTGLGERVLNEVRPYDCFIGVLDAFSGMNDPKVQWQAIEADMMVTDMAVIEKRLEKLALDKKKNKALVDPKEEDALARAMTMLEEERPLRTDPAVAALPELKGYKFLSARPILYVWNCPEGEEASISLPEETPGMAHMAASAKLERELAEVDDPDEKRMFLDDLGIACSALETVIAKTYHLLGLISFLTAGEDECRTWPLRRGSTAPQAAGVIHSDFEKGFIRAEVIGYEDFLRAGTFKKAKELGLARLEGKEYVVRDGDIIEFRFNV, from the coding sequence ATGAAGACCGCCATTTTCGGATTTTCCGGTTCAGGCAAGACCGATCTTTTCGCCGCCCTGGCAGGCCCTTCGGCCGCGTCAGCGGGCAACCGGGCCATGGTCAAGGTGCCCGACAGCCGCCTGGACCCGCTCATCGAGCTCTTTGATCCCAAGAAAGTCACCTACAGCGAGATCGAGTATCTCGACATCCCTGGCGGCGGGGGCAAGGGAACCGGCCTGGGCGAGCGGGTGCTCAACGAGGTGCGGCCCTACGACTGCTTCATCGGCGTGCTCGACGCCTTCTCCGGCATGAATGATCCCAAGGTCCAGTGGCAGGCCATCGAGGCGGACATGATGGTCACGGACATGGCCGTCATCGAAAAACGGCTCGAGAAACTCGCTCTGGACAAGAAGAAGAACAAGGCCCTGGTGGACCCCAAGGAAGAAGACGCCCTGGCGCGGGCCATGACCATGCTTGAGGAGGAACGGCCCCTGCGCACCGATCCGGCCGTGGCCGCGCTGCCGGAGCTCAAGGGCTACAAGTTTCTCTCGGCCCGGCCCATCCTCTATGTCTGGAACTGCCCGGAAGGCGAAGAGGCGTCCATCTCCCTGCCCGAGGAAACGCCGGGCATGGCCCATATGGCTGCCTCGGCCAAGCTGGAGCGCGAGCTGGCAGAGGTGGACGATCCCGACGAAAAACGCATGTTCCTCGACGATCTGGGTATCGCCTGCTCGGCGCTTGAAACAGTCATCGCCAAGACCTACCACCTGCTCGGACTCATCTCCTTCCTTACTGCCGGCGAGGATGAATGCCGCACATGGCCGCTGCGCCGTGGCTCCACCGCCCCTCAGGCGGCCGGAGTCATCCACTCCGACTTCGAAAAAGGCTTCATCCGGGCCGAGGTCATCGGCTACGAGGACTTCCTGCGGGCAGGCACCTTCAAAAAGGCCAAGGAACTGGGCCTGGCCCGGCTCGAAGGCAAGGAATACGTGGTTCGCGACGGCGACATCATCGAATTCCGCTTCAACGTCTGA
- the aroL gene encoding shikimate kinase AroL has translation MDAQKTIFLIGPRACGKTTVGRALARRLNCGFVDTDHLVVEAVGCEIADYVAARGWDAFRDRETEALERAAALSGVVGCGGGIVLREGNRQILGGGAVLYLRTSVETLAARLASDPNEAQRPSLTGKSVADEVREVLAARAPLYEACADIVLDEGELDAVADRAVRELGRLG, from the coding sequence ATGGACGCACAAAAGACCATATTTCTCATAGGGCCGCGGGCCTGCGGCAAGACCACTGTGGGCCGTGCCCTGGCCCGCCGCCTGAACTGCGGGTTCGTGGATACAGATCATCTGGTGGTGGAGGCCGTGGGCTGCGAGATCGCCGACTACGTGGCTGCCCGTGGCTGGGACGCCTTCCGCGACCGCGAGACCGAGGCCCTGGAGCGGGCCGCGGCCCTGTCCGGGGTGGTCGGCTGCGGCGGTGGCATCGTCCTGCGCGAGGGCAACCGGCAGATCCTCGGAGGCGGCGCGGTCCTGTATCTGCGTACTTCGGTCGAGACCCTCGCGGCGCGACTGGCAAGCGACCCCAACGAGGCCCAGCGGCCCTCCCTGACCGGCAAATCCGTGGCCGACGAAGTGCGCGAGGTGCTGGCCGCTCGTGCCCCGCTCTACGAGGCCTGTGCGGACATCGTCCTGGACGAGGGGGAGCTTGACGCCGTGGCGGACCGGGCCGTGAGGGAGTTGGGGCGGCTTGGCTGA
- the aroC gene encoding chorismate synthase — MSGNVYGTLFRLTTYGESHGPGLGGVVDGCPAGIPLDEAVLQRELDRRRPGQGGLAATARKEADQVRILSGVFEGMTTGTPIAFHVENTDHRSADYSAVKDIYRPGHADFSFEAKFGLRDYRGGGRSSGRETVSRVAGGAVAQALLRAEGIAVYVCTVELGGIPARLVDWEGAQERPYFSPDPDAPAAWDERVKAVKSSGDTLGGVVEVRIVGVPAGLGEPVFDKLDARLAGALMSVGAVKAVEIGAGCRAARMLGSENNDPITVEGFASNNAGGVLGGISSGQDIVVRAYVKPIPSISREQRTVTRSGEAAIITVGGRHDIAAIPRINPVLKAMAALTLADLLLMDRRLGMRE, encoded by the coding sequence ATGAGTGGCAATGTCTACGGCACACTGTTTCGGCTGACCACCTACGGCGAATCCCACGGGCCGGGCCTGGGGGGGGTCGTGGATGGTTGCCCGGCCGGGATTCCCCTGGACGAGGCTGTGCTTCAGCGCGAGCTGGACCGTCGCAGGCCGGGGCAGGGGGGATTGGCCGCCACGGCGCGCAAGGAGGCGGATCAGGTACGCATTCTCTCGGGCGTTTTTGAAGGAATGACCACGGGAACCCCCATCGCCTTTCATGTGGAAAATACTGACCACCGTTCGGCTGACTACTCGGCCGTCAAGGACATCTATCGGCCCGGCCATGCGGATTTTTCCTTTGAGGCCAAATTCGGCCTGCGCGACTATCGCGGCGGGGGCCGTTCGTCCGGGCGCGAGACCGTCAGCCGCGTGGCGGGCGGGGCTGTGGCCCAGGCCCTTCTGCGTGCCGAAGGCATAGCGGTGTATGTCTGCACCGTGGAGCTGGGTGGCATTCCGGCCCGGCTGGTGGACTGGGAGGGGGCGCAGGAGCGTCCCTATTTCAGTCCTGACCCCGACGCCCCGGCCGCCTGGGACGAGCGGGTCAAGGCGGTCAAGTCCTCGGGCGACACCCTGGGTGGGGTGGTGGAGGTGCGTATTGTCGGGGTGCCCGCCGGGCTCGGGGAGCCGGTTTTCGACAAGCTCGATGCCCGGCTGGCCGGGGCTCTCATGTCTGTGGGCGCGGTCAAGGCCGTGGAGATCGGGGCCGGATGCCGGGCTGCGAGGATGCTGGGCAGCGAGAACAACGACCCCATCACCGTTGAGGGGTTCGCGTCCAACAATGCGGGCGGTGTACTGGGCGGCATCTCCTCGGGGCAGGACATCGTGGTCCGGGCCTACGTCAAGCCCATCCCCTCCATCTCCCGCGAGCAACGCACTGTGACCCGCTCGGGCGAGGCCGCCATCATTACCGTGGGCGGCCGCCACGACATCGCGGCCATCCCGCGCATCAACCCGGTGCTCAAGGCCATGGCCGCACTGACCCTGGCCGATCTGTTGCTCATGGACCGGCGGCTGGGAATGCGCGAGTAG
- a CDS encoding M16 family metallopeptidase, translating to MFRKFLLLGALIMVLTGCQTHTSKTSPAGSAATAPPLLTQRNAEDTRIVRLENGLTVLIKQDDRFPLVNARLYVHAGSGYETPEIAGISHLLEHMVFKGTKKRGPGQSARDIEAVGGSMNAATSFDYTVYYVEVPDEKWKIGLDVITDMAFNAVIDPGELASERLVVLEELERGEDTPGSRLFKTLQGMVWHGTTYEWPIIGYRETVSALTDKDIHAYVAEHYQPQSMLLAVVGKVDPDAVLAEARRLLGGLKNTRPFSPPEPIAVPAEGNGPRVVTLPGKWNKVYLGATFPIPHAASAKIPGIELLCQLLGGGDSSRLYRTFKYDKQLVDDISLSPLSIERGGMLYLSATLDADKLETFWTELMAELASFDPQDFTDREIERARLNLEDSLFLTKETLSGLASKLGYFHFFENGEQAERNYLYALSHTGRDELKALYGEYLRPDRLSACVLTPEDATTTGDRLTAIAEEGWPLKSLTASQLTASMPDQAREIALPGGNTLVVLPDDTLPYTAMSIYWTGGDGELTPEQQGLAALTAKALTRGTMTMSATGIQDFLADHAAGVGASSGRNVFALETKFPSRFTGEVLPLVRDILTAPAFDTAEIERARQDQIAAIRRREDQPLGLAFRHLFPFLYKTGPYALLHQGTVEEVQAMTRDDIVRFWGRQSMQPFVLAVCGQFDGQEIEDFAAGLSRTMTAPGTAYQYTSPEWNDTREIMLHLPDRSQSHLIMAFPAPGRTDREASAGLELLKAALSGQSGLLFRDLRDGQGLAYAVTSLLWQSRNTGFIALYIGTSPDKVDQSLQGFHRILADLSAKPLPEAELERARNILTGDYYQEHQSLISRSREAASLLTQGFDREYDHEIIELARTITPERIRQLVREYLDPDKAYLMQVTP from the coding sequence ATGTTTAGAAAATTCCTGCTGTTGGGAGCACTCATTATGGTCCTGACCGGGTGCCAGACGCACACCAGCAAGACAAGCCCGGCTGGCTCGGCAGCCACCGCGCCGCCCCTGCTGACCCAACGTAATGCGGAAGACACGCGCATCGTCCGACTGGAAAACGGCCTGACCGTGCTGATCAAACAGGACGACCGTTTTCCGCTGGTCAACGCCCGCCTCTACGTCCACGCCGGCAGCGGCTACGAGACTCCTGAAATAGCGGGCATCAGCCATCTGCTTGAGCACATGGTATTCAAGGGGACCAAAAAGCGCGGCCCCGGCCAAAGCGCCCGCGATATAGAGGCCGTGGGCGGCAGCATGAACGCGGCCACCAGCTTCGACTACACCGTCTATTACGTAGAGGTGCCTGACGAAAAATGGAAAATCGGGCTCGACGTGATCACCGACATGGCCTTCAACGCAGTCATAGATCCCGGCGAATTGGCCAGCGAACGGCTGGTGGTGCTCGAAGAATTGGAACGCGGCGAGGATACCCCGGGCAGCAGGCTCTTCAAGACGCTTCAGGGCATGGTCTGGCATGGCACCACTTACGAATGGCCCATCATCGGTTATCGCGAGACCGTTTCCGCCCTGACGGACAAGGACATCCACGCCTATGTAGCCGAACACTACCAGCCCCAGTCCATGCTCCTGGCCGTGGTCGGCAAGGTGGACCCGGACGCGGTCCTGGCCGAAGCCAGACGGCTGCTCGGCGGACTGAAAAACACCCGCCCCTTCTCTCCGCCCGAGCCCATTGCCGTGCCCGCCGAGGGCAACGGACCCCGCGTTGTCACTTTGCCGGGCAAGTGGAACAAGGTCTACCTTGGCGCCACTTTCCCCATTCCCCATGCCGCCTCGGCCAAGATTCCCGGCATTGAGCTTCTTTGTCAGTTGCTGGGGGGTGGCGATTCCTCTCGCCTGTACCGGACCTTCAAATACGACAAGCAATTAGTGGACGACATCTCCCTTTCGCCCCTGTCCATCGAACGCGGCGGCATGCTCTACCTGAGTGCCACCCTTGATGCAGACAAGCTCGAAACCTTCTGGACCGAACTCATGGCCGAGCTGGCCTCCTTTGATCCGCAAGACTTCACGGACCGCGAGATCGAACGCGCCCGGCTCAACCTTGAGGACTCCTTGTTCCTGACCAAGGAAACCCTCTCCGGGCTGGCCAGCAAACTCGGCTATTTCCATTTCTTCGAGAACGGCGAACAGGCCGAACGCAACTATCTTTACGCCCTGAGTCACACCGGCCGGGACGAGCTGAAGGCCCTTTACGGGGAATACCTGCGTCCCGACCGGCTGTCCGCCTGCGTCCTGACCCCCGAGGACGCGACCACGACAGGCGACAGACTGACCGCTATCGCCGAGGAGGGCTGGCCCCTCAAATCCCTGACCGCCTCCCAGCTGACGGCGAGCATGCCGGATCAGGCGCGGGAAATTGCCCTTCCCGGCGGGAACACCCTGGTTGTGCTGCCGGACGACACGCTGCCCTACACGGCCATGAGCATCTACTGGACCGGCGGCGACGGCGAGCTGACCCCGGAGCAGCAGGGGCTGGCCGCCCTGACGGCCAAGGCCCTCACCCGAGGCACCATGACCATGTCGGCCACAGGGATTCAGGACTTCCTGGCCGATCACGCAGCCGGTGTCGGCGCAAGCTCCGGCCGAAACGTCTTTGCCCTGGAGACCAAGTTCCCGTCCCGATTCACGGGCGAGGTGCTGCCCCTGGTCCGCGACATTCTTACGGCCCCGGCCTTTGACACCGCCGAGATCGAACGCGCCCGCCAGGACCAGATTGCCGCCATCAGGCGGCGCGAGGACCAGCCCCTGGGCCTCGCCTTCCGCCATCTCTTCCCATTCCTCTACAAAACCGGGCCATACGCCCTGCTCCACCAGGGCACCGTTGAAGAAGTGCAGGCCATGACCCGGGACGACATCGTCCGCTTCTGGGGCAGGCAATCCATGCAGCCCTTTGTCCTGGCCGTGTGCGGGCAATTTGACGGCCAGGAGATCGAAGACTTCGCCGCCGGGCTCTCGCGGACCATGACCGCTCCGGGCACCGCCTACCAGTACACCAGCCCGGAGTGGAACGACACACGCGAGATAATGCTGCATCTGCCGGATCGCAGCCAGTCGCACCTGATCATGGCCTTCCCCGCGCCGGGCCGCACCGACCGTGAAGCCTCGGCCGGGCTGGAACTGCTCAAGGCTGCTCTGTCCGGGCAGTCCGGCCTCCTCTTTCGCGATCTGCGCGACGGGCAGGGACTGGCCTACGCTGTGACCTCGCTGCTCTGGCAGAGCCGCAACACCGGCTTCATCGCCCTGTACATCGGCACCAGCCCGGACAAGGTGGACCAATCCCTTCAAGGCTTCCACCGCATCCTGGCAGACCTCTCGGCCAAACCGCTTCCAGAGGCCGAGTTGGAGCGCGCCCGCAACATCCTGACAGGGGACTACTACCAGGAACACCAGTCGCTCATCTCGCGCAGTCGCGAGGCGGCATCCCTGCTCACCCAGGGGTTCGACCGGGAGTACGACCATGAAATCATAGAACTGGCTCGCACAATCACGCCCGAACGGATTCGCCAGCTCGTCCGGGAGTACCTGGACCCGGACAAGGCGTACTTGATGCAGGTCACGCCCTGA
- a CDS encoding succinate dehydrogenase/fumarate reductase cytochrome b subunit, which translates to MSISYAPAGRTGKWDGAMDWVQMLSGAGLILFMWCHMILVSSVVISPAVMDAIAEFFEATGMAQVGGPLVFLLFLTHFVLAARKIPFRFDGQKTIWQHARMLRHGDTWLWVVQAVSAMIILLMGSIHMWVVLTDLPITAIKSAERIQSGFWAVFYLILLPLVELHVGIGLYRIAVKWGFVKDKDRARFKRGENILTLVFIGIGLITLVRFLFLSVN; encoded by the coding sequence ATGTCCATCAGTTACGCACCTGCTGGCAGAACCGGAAAATGGGACGGCGCCATGGATTGGGTCCAGATGCTGTCCGGGGCCGGTCTGATCCTGTTCATGTGGTGTCACATGATACTGGTGTCCAGCGTTGTCATCAGCCCGGCCGTCATGGACGCCATTGCGGAATTCTTCGAAGCCACCGGCATGGCCCAGGTCGGCGGCCCCCTCGTCTTTTTGCTTTTTCTGACCCATTTCGTGCTCGCGGCGCGGAAAATTCCCTTTCGCTTCGACGGCCAGAAGACCATCTGGCAGCACGCCAGGATGCTGCGTCACGGCGACACCTGGTTGTGGGTGGTCCAGGCCGTGTCGGCCATGATCATATTGCTTATGGGGTCCATCCACATGTGGGTGGTTCTGACCGATCTGCCTATTACCGCCATCAAGTCGGCCGAGCGAATCCAGTCCGGCTTCTGGGCCGTGTTCTACCTCATTCTGCTTCCTCTGGTGGAGTTGCATGTGGGCATCGGCCTTTACCGCATCGCCGTGAAGTGGGGATTCGTCAAGGACAAGGATCGCGCCAGATTCAAACGCGGCGAGAACATCCTCACTCTGGTCTTCATCGGCATCGGCCTGATCACCCTGGTCCGGTTCCTCTTCCTCAGCGTCAACTAA